One genomic region from Euzebya sp. encodes:
- a CDS encoding ArsR/SmtB family transcription factor — MSDLPDYDLDDLQIITTPQEIKAAFHDLRETICDLLLERAATVGELAEAVDRPKSTVAYHVGVLVDAGLLKVVRTRRVRAIEERFYGRTARIFYVGQIQPEQLRDIPNLLKHAAAESGPAHAADRLRAIQRHARIPRERAAEFWDRVFDLTREFSAIPRDGDTVYGFVAGLYPTSGRPSLPDIDDPPADHPPADHPQAGRPQAGGS; from the coding sequence ATGTCTGACCTGCCCGACTACGACCTCGACGACCTGCAGATCATCACGACGCCGCAGGAGATCAAGGCCGCGTTCCACGACCTCCGCGAGACGATCTGCGACCTGCTGCTCGAACGGGCTGCGACGGTCGGCGAGCTGGCCGAGGCCGTCGACCGGCCGAAGAGCACCGTCGCCTACCACGTCGGGGTGCTGGTCGACGCCGGCCTGCTCAAGGTCGTCCGCACCCGGCGGGTCCGCGCCATCGAGGAGCGGTTCTACGGTCGGACCGCCCGGATCTTCTACGTCGGCCAGATCCAGCCCGAGCAGCTGCGGGACATCCCGAACCTGCTCAAGCACGCCGCGGCCGAATCAGGCCCAGCTCACGCCGCGGACCGCCTTCGTGCCATCCAGCGCCACGCCCGGATCCCGCGGGAGCGCGCCGCTGAGTTCTGGGACCGCGTCTTCGACCTGACCCGCGAGTTCAGCGCGATCCCGCGGGACGGCGACACCGTCTACGGGTTCGTCGCCGGCCTGTACCCGACGTCGGGCCGCCCCTCCCTCCCCGACATCGACGATCCACCGGCCGACCATCCACCGGCCGACCATCCCCAGGCCGGCCGTCCACAGGCCGGCGGATCTTGA
- a CDS encoding Uma2 family endonuclease, producing the protein MSDVLAELSSTVRPISRREFNAWAAEGWFADEQVELIDGVIVTMAAEGGPHLKVVMWLNNHLARALADDRMVGVSHPYAVSEWSQPQPDVAIVRTADFERITDAVAAAELVIEVAHSSRRRDLSIKTRLYAEAAVPEYWVVDLVQRRLVIHTEPAGDRYATVRTLDPTAAATAVGVEVDLSTLFGLAEPA; encoded by the coding sequence ATGAGCGATGTGCTCGCCGAGCTGTCGTCGACCGTCCGCCCGATCTCCCGGCGCGAGTTCAACGCGTGGGCGGCGGAGGGGTGGTTCGCCGACGAGCAGGTCGAGCTGATCGACGGGGTGATCGTCACCATGGCCGCAGAGGGCGGACCGCACCTGAAGGTGGTGATGTGGCTGAACAACCACCTCGCCCGGGCGCTCGCGGACGACCGGATGGTCGGGGTGTCCCACCCCTACGCGGTCAGCGAGTGGAGCCAGCCCCAACCCGACGTCGCGATCGTCCGGACCGCCGACTTCGAGCGGATCACCGACGCCGTCGCCGCGGCCGAGCTGGTCATCGAGGTCGCCCACTCGAGTCGCCGCCGTGACCTGTCGATCAAGACCCGCCTGTACGCCGAGGCCGCGGTGCCGGAGTACTGGGTCGTCGACCTGGTGCAGCGCCGGCTGGTCATCCACACCGAGCCGGCCGGCGACCGCTACGCGACGGTCCGGACCCTCGACCCCACCGCGGCCGCGACCGCGGTGGGGGTGGAGGTCGACCTGTCGACCCTGTTCGGTCTGGCCGAGCCCGCCTAG
- a CDS encoding S8 family serine peptidase, which yields MPLTPRRAVVVLTALAMLTTTLAGPAAAQAPDPAPTYATAGVADTAAEDTTADLAALRFAFASGEIGSDEDAPEVVPGSLLVTTTDGVALDGVLADVAAPRFAAAGFASADAIGSQVALVRTAEGSEVEVARELASLPGVIAVEPNLINEWAAAPNDELYGAQWAHQRTNIEAAWDVSVGNGRPLVAVLDSGVAGDHPDLNGIVVQSLQAANGQVAPGQLANDECGIGHGTAVAGVVGARGNNGGGVSGVLWEPRIIDVALTSNRNGCPPGPPDDATIAAIEAMASLPEPPLAINLSLGGDRPACPAAYTAAINNARARGIVVVAAAGNNGTSGTSVPASCDGVISVGATGSQNQRADYSQTNDFVDVAAPGGVFPAEQTVDAAIANMILTTCLPGNGGQTLGCDPGFAYDVITGTSFSSPYIAAVVALIRSVVPSLSIDQVQAVIENTAQDLGGPGRDVEFGEGLVDVAAALAAAQGGEGLILGPRPSFPAEGGAPPTPPPPGGTPEGIIRVSTGGATDPIAQAVAVSSGLPDQSAAHVVLARVDNFADALSGSAVGYGLGPLLYTTSTGPLASATAAEIQRVLPPGGQVVLMGGTAALPATLEGELQAMGYRIIRLAGNSRFETAALGSELVEEIKAVTDRRERDFAFVTFAGNWPDAVGAGQMASYFGIPILVTETGALNDVTRQALTQLQPSRVFLVGGTAVLSDAVAQQIGALGLSVDRLAGPSRVETSLAVSVLMFNELVADGVDSGIGTVAVNLRRDFTHVLSATLISTFGNLFVPLEGDDGSVVTDPVLGVYCGFSALGGQHFLAGGTDVITDSAAVTLDQLYSQPQANCA from the coding sequence ATGCCCCTCACCCCCCGACGGGCCGTGGTCGTGCTGACCGCGCTCGCGATGCTCACCACGACCCTCGCCGGCCCGGCCGCCGCGCAGGCGCCCGACCCGGCGCCGACGTACGCGACCGCCGGCGTCGCCGACACCGCGGCCGAGGACACCACCGCCGATCTCGCGGCGCTGCGGTTCGCGTTCGCCAGCGGCGAGATCGGCTCCGACGAGGACGCGCCCGAGGTGGTGCCGGGCAGCCTGCTGGTCACCACGACCGACGGGGTCGCCCTCGACGGGGTCCTGGCCGACGTGGCCGCACCGCGGTTCGCCGCCGCCGGCTTCGCCTCGGCGGACGCGATCGGCAGCCAGGTCGCCCTGGTCCGCACGGCCGAGGGCAGCGAGGTGGAGGTGGCCCGCGAGCTCGCCTCCCTGCCCGGCGTCATCGCGGTCGAGCCGAACCTGATCAACGAGTGGGCGGCCGCGCCGAACGATGAGCTCTACGGGGCCCAGTGGGCGCACCAGCGGACCAACATCGAGGCGGCGTGGGACGTCAGCGTCGGCAACGGCCGGCCCCTCGTGGCCGTCCTCGACTCCGGCGTCGCCGGTGACCACCCGGACCTGAACGGCATCGTGGTCCAGAGCCTCCAGGCCGCGAACGGCCAGGTCGCACCGGGCCAGCTCGCCAACGACGAGTGCGGGATCGGCCACGGCACCGCCGTCGCGGGCGTCGTCGGCGCCCGGGGCAACAACGGCGGAGGCGTCTCCGGCGTGCTGTGGGAGCCGCGGATCATCGACGTCGCCCTGACCTCCAACCGGAACGGCTGCCCCCCCGGCCCGCCGGACGACGCCACGATCGCCGCGATCGAGGCGATGGCCTCCCTCCCCGAGCCGCCGCTCGCGATCAACCTCAGCCTGGGCGGCGACCGTCCGGCCTGCCCCGCTGCCTACACCGCGGCGATCAACAACGCGCGCGCACGCGGCATCGTCGTGGTCGCCGCCGCCGGCAACAACGGCACCTCGGGCACGTCGGTCCCGGCGTCCTGCGACGGCGTGATCTCCGTCGGCGCGACCGGCTCGCAGAACCAACGGGCCGACTACTCACAGACCAACGACTTCGTCGACGTCGCCGCGCCGGGCGGCGTCTTCCCCGCCGAGCAGACCGTCGACGCGGCCATCGCGAACATGATCCTGACGACCTGCCTGCCGGGCAACGGCGGGCAGACCCTCGGGTGCGACCCCGGGTTCGCCTACGACGTGATCACGGGGACGTCCTTCTCCTCGCCCTACATCGCGGCGGTGGTCGCGCTGATCCGGTCCGTGGTGCCGTCGCTGTCGATCGACCAGGTCCAGGCGGTGATCGAGAACACCGCCCAGGACCTCGGCGGACCGGGCCGCGACGTCGAGTTCGGCGAGGGCCTCGTCGACGTGGCGGCTGCGCTCGCGGCGGCGCAGGGCGGCGAGGGGCTGATCCTCGGCCCCCGCCCGAGCTTCCCGGCCGAGGGCGGCGCGCCCCCGACCCCTCCCCCGCCCGGCGGCACGCCCGAAGGCATCATCCGCGTCTCGACCGGCGGGGCCACCGACCCGATCGCCCAAGCCGTCGCGGTGTCGAGCGGCCTGCCCGACCAGTCGGCCGCCCACGTGGTGCTGGCCCGCGTCGACAACTTCGCCGACGCCCTGTCGGGCAGCGCGGTCGGCTACGGGTTGGGCCCGCTCCTGTACACCACCTCGACCGGGCCGCTCGCCTCCGCCACCGCCGCGGAGATCCAGCGCGTCCTGCCGCCCGGCGGCCAGGTGGTGCTGATGGGCGGCACGGCCGCGCTGCCCGCGACCCTCGAGGGCGAGCTGCAGGCCATGGGCTACCGGATCATCCGCCTGGCCGGGAACAGCCGGTTCGAGACCGCCGCCCTGGGCAGCGAGCTGGTGGAGGAGATCAAGGCCGTGACCGACCGCCGCGAGCGCGACTTCGCGTTCGTGACCTTCGCAGGCAACTGGCCCGACGCCGTGGGCGCCGGGCAGATGGCCAGCTACTTCGGCATCCCGATCCTGGTGACCGAGACCGGCGCGCTGAACGACGTGACCCGTCAGGCCCTCACCCAGCTGCAACCCAGCCGGGTGTTCCTGGTCGGCGGCACCGCCGTGCTGAGCGACGCTGTCGCCCAGCAGATCGGCGCGCTCGGCCTGTCCGTGGACCGGCTGGCCGGACCCAGCCGGGTCGAGACGTCCCTCGCCGTCAGCGTGCTGATGTTCAACGAGCTGGTGGCTGACGGCGTGGACAGCGGCATCGGCACGGTGGCGGTGAACCTGCGCCGCGACTTCACCCACGTGCTGTCCGCCACGCTGATCAGCACCTTCGGGAACCTGTTCGTCCCGTTGGAGGGCGACGACGGGTCGGTCGTGACCGACCCGGTCCTGGGGGTCTACTGCGGGTTCAGCGCCCTCGGCGGCCAGCACTTCCTGGCGGGTGGGACCGACGTGATCACCGACTCCGCCGCGGTGACCCTGGACCAGCTGTACAGCCAGCCCCAGGCGAACTGCGCGTAG
- a CDS encoding nitroreductase family protein, translated as MGHLTTDELLTTTRAVRKRLDLTRDVDPAVIRECLEIAIQAPSGSNRQGWRFLVITDPEIRAGIAGFYRRSYEAYRASPGYAGRGGSDDPDRVATQSRVADSADHLAAHLHEVPVLLLACIHGRPSGDNPAGLYGSILPAVWSFMLAARDRGLGTAWTTLHLAYEREVAELCGIPYDEVTQAALIPVAHHVGDDFGPAPRAPLSEVVNADRWDQPAAWV; from the coding sequence ATGGGCCACCTCACCACCGACGAGCTGCTGACCACCACCCGGGCGGTGCGCAAGCGCCTGGACCTGACCCGCGACGTCGACCCGGCGGTCATCCGCGAGTGCCTCGAGATCGCGATCCAGGCACCCAGCGGGAGCAACCGGCAGGGCTGGCGGTTCCTCGTCATCACCGATCCCGAGATCCGGGCTGGGATCGCCGGGTTCTACCGCCGGTCCTACGAGGCGTACCGCGCCTCCCCCGGCTACGCGGGCCGCGGCGGCAGCGACGACCCGGACCGCGTGGCGACCCAGTCGCGGGTGGCGGACTCCGCGGACCACCTGGCCGCCCACCTCCACGAGGTGCCGGTCCTGTTGCTGGCCTGCATCCACGGCCGGCCGAGCGGGGACAACCCGGCCGGGTTGTACGGATCGATCCTGCCGGCGGTGTGGAGCTTCATGCTCGCCGCCCGCGACCGCGGGCTCGGGACCGCCTGGACCACCCTCCACCTGGCCTACGAGCGCGAGGTCGCCGAGCTGTGCGGCATCCCCTACGACGAGGTGACCCAGGCCGCGCTCATCCCGGTCGCCCACCACGTCGGCGACGACTTCGGGCCCGCGCCGCGCGCCCCGCTCAGCGAGGTCGTCAACGCCGACCGCTGGGACCAGCCGGCGGCGTGGGTCTGA
- the pgm gene encoding phosphoglucomutase (alpha-D-glucose-1,6-bisphosphate-dependent): MAHDRAGQPAQPEDLVDVAHLVTAYYTLSPDPDDVAQQVAFGTSGHRGSALDTAFNEAHILATTQAICDHRRSAGVDGPLFIGRDTHALSEPAWATALEVLIANGVTTLIDDRDGYTPTPAVSHAILRANGGRTTGSGLADGIVVTPSHNPPRDGGFKYNPPHGGPADADVTSAIADRANQLIAGGLSEVRRTPFPSARATAEPYDFLGTYVTDLASVLDVDAIREAGIRIGADPLGGAAVGYWGDIAERLGLDLTVVNPLVDPTWRFMTLDTDGKIRMDCSSPDAMASLVERRDEFQIATGNDADADRHGIVTPDAGLMNPNHFLAVAIGYLFGGARPDWPESAAIGKTLVSSSMIDRVARDVGARLVEVPVGFKWFVPGLLDGSLGFGGEESAGASLLRRDGTTWTTDKDGIALALLASEILATTGKSPSAHYADLVERHGDPAYARIDAPADREQKARLKGLSPEDVTADELAGEPITATLTAAPGNDAPIGGLKVTTESAWFAARPSGTEDVYKIYAESFRGPDHLAEVQAAAQEVVQAVLG; this comes from the coding sequence ATGGCCCACGACCGCGCAGGACAGCCCGCCCAGCCCGAGGACCTCGTCGACGTCGCCCACCTGGTGACGGCGTACTACACCCTCTCCCCCGATCCCGACGACGTCGCCCAGCAGGTGGCGTTCGGGACCAGCGGGCACCGAGGGTCCGCCCTCGACACGGCGTTCAACGAGGCGCACATCCTCGCCACGACCCAGGCGATCTGCGACCACCGCCGGTCCGCCGGCGTCGACGGGCCGCTGTTCATCGGGCGGGACACCCACGCGCTGTCCGAGCCGGCCTGGGCGACCGCGCTCGAGGTGCTGATCGCCAACGGCGTGACGACCCTCATCGACGACCGCGACGGCTACACCCCCACCCCGGCGGTGTCCCACGCGATCCTCCGCGCCAACGGCGGTCGGACCACCGGGTCGGGCCTGGCGGACGGGATCGTCGTCACCCCCTCCCACAACCCGCCCCGCGACGGCGGGTTCAAGTACAATCCGCCGCACGGCGGACCGGCGGACGCCGACGTCACCTCCGCCATCGCGGACCGGGCGAACCAGCTGATCGCCGGCGGGCTCTCCGAGGTCCGCCGCACCCCCTTCCCCTCCGCGCGCGCCACGGCCGAGCCCTACGACTTCCTCGGCACCTACGTCACCGACCTCGCCTCGGTGCTGGACGTCGACGCGATCCGCGAGGCCGGCATCCGCATCGGCGCGGACCCGCTCGGCGGCGCGGCGGTCGGCTACTGGGGGGACATCGCCGAGCGCCTCGGCCTGGACCTGACGGTCGTCAACCCGCTGGTCGATCCGACGTGGCGGTTCATGACCCTCGACACCGACGGCAAGATCCGGATGGACTGCTCCTCGCCTGACGCGATGGCCTCGCTCGTCGAGCGGCGCGACGAGTTCCAGATCGCCACCGGCAACGACGCCGACGCGGATCGCCACGGCATCGTCACCCCGGACGCGGGGTTGATGAACCCCAACCACTTCCTGGCCGTCGCGATCGGCTACCTGTTCGGCGGCGCACGACCCGACTGGCCCGAGTCCGCCGCGATCGGCAAGACCCTGGTCAGCTCGTCGATGATCGACCGGGTCGCGCGGGACGTCGGCGCCCGACTGGTCGAGGTCCCGGTCGGGTTCAAGTGGTTCGTGCCGGGCCTCCTCGACGGCTCCCTCGGGTTCGGCGGGGAGGAGTCCGCCGGCGCGTCCCTCCTCCGCCGCGACGGCACCACCTGGACCACCGACAAGGACGGGATCGCCCTCGCGCTGCTGGCCTCGGAGATCCTCGCGACCACGGGCAAGAGCCCCTCCGCGCACTACGCCGACCTGGTCGAGCGCCACGGCGACCCGGCGTACGCCCGCATCGACGCCCCGGCCGACCGCGAGCAGAAGGCCCGCCTCAAGGGCCTGTCCCCCGAGGACGTCACCGCCGACGAGCTGGCCGGCGAGCCGATCACCGCCACGCTCACCGCCGCGCCGGGAAACGACGCCCCGATCGGCGGGCTGAAGGTCACGACCGAGTCGGCCTGGTTCGCCGCCCGGCCGTCCGGCACCGAGGACGTCTACAAGATCTACGCGGAGTCCTTCCGCGGCCCCGACCACCTCGCGGAGGTCCAGGCTGCCGCTCAGGAGGTCGTGCAGGCCGTCCTGGGCTGA
- a CDS encoding CGNR zinc finger domain-containing protein, with the protein MPFAHDTEVALLATAALVNTHPSRADGGVEGLASPDDLDAFVEAHRYTGSRTRDHAELEAVHAVRERLAGLWQTDDETAVVDLVNGLLREHRALPQLVRHDGWSWHIHAVEPSRPLADRIAVEAALAVLDLVRGDELSRLRRCDAEDCDAVLVDLSRNRSKRYCDVGNCANRAHVAAYRARKAARRSR; encoded by the coding sequence ATGCCCTTCGCCCATGACACCGAGGTGGCGCTGCTCGCGACCGCGGCGCTGGTGAACACCCACCCCTCGCGGGCGGACGGGGGGGTGGAGGGGCTGGCTTCGCCGGATGACCTCGACGCGTTCGTGGAGGCGCACCGCTACACCGGATCGCGGACCCGGGACCACGCCGAGCTCGAGGCCGTGCACGCGGTCCGGGAGCGGCTCGCCGGGCTGTGGCAGACCGACGACGAGACCGCGGTGGTGGACCTGGTCAACGGCCTGCTCCGCGAGCACCGCGCCCTCCCGCAGCTGGTCCGCCACGACGGCTGGAGCTGGCACATCCACGCCGTCGAGCCCAGCCGACCCCTCGCCGACCGCATCGCGGTGGAGGCGGCGCTCGCGGTGCTCGACCTGGTCCGCGGCGACGAGCTCAGCCGCCTGCGCCGCTGCGACGCCGAGGACTGCGACGCCGTCCTGGTCGACCTCTCCCGCAACCGGTCGAAGCGCTACTGCGACGTCGGCAACTGCGCCAACCGCGCCCACGTCGCCGCGTACCGGGCCCGGAAGGCGGCCCGCCGGTCGCGCTGA
- a CDS encoding DMT family transporter — MSPTTDVRALALAAVSAAAFGLSGPFAKALLDAGWSPSAAVLARVGGAAAVLAPLVVRQWRRRRPSAANARIVLAYGLTAVAGTQFAYFSAVQTLSVGVALLLEYLAPVLLVGLAWARTRSAPPTGTLIGTVLSMVGLVLVLDLGGGVSVDPVGVAWGLAAAVCLSAYFVLSARVDDGLPAVVLAGGGLAVGTVTLAVLGVAGIVPLEASTGPVELLGASVSWLVPVVVLVGVSTVAAYLTGITATARLGSRVASFVGLTEVLFAVLAAWWLLGELPVPIQLLGGVGIVAGVALVHRDTDDRHDPASEPVPVTTA, encoded by the coding sequence ATGTCCCCGACCACCGACGTCCGCGCCCTCGCCCTGGCCGCGGTGTCCGCCGCCGCGTTCGGCCTCTCCGGCCCCTTCGCGAAGGCGCTGCTCGACGCCGGGTGGTCGCCGTCGGCGGCGGTGCTCGCCCGCGTGGGCGGGGCCGCCGCCGTCCTGGCCCCCCTCGTCGTCCGGCAGTGGCGACGTCGCCGGCCCTCCGCGGCGAACGCCCGGATCGTGTTGGCCTACGGGCTGACGGCCGTGGCCGGGACGCAGTTCGCGTACTTCTCCGCGGTGCAGACGTTGTCCGTCGGTGTGGCGCTGCTGCTCGAGTACCTCGCGCCGGTGCTGCTGGTGGGCCTGGCGTGGGCGCGGACCCGGTCCGCTCCGCCCACGGGGACCCTGATCGGCACCGTCCTGTCAATGGTCGGGCTGGTGCTGGTCCTCGATCTCGGCGGCGGCGTGTCGGTGGATCCGGTCGGCGTCGCGTGGGGGCTGGCCGCCGCCGTGTGCCTGTCCGCCTACTTCGTCCTGTCGGCGCGGGTCGACGACGGCCTGCCCGCGGTCGTGCTGGCTGGCGGTGGGCTGGCGGTCGGCACGGTCACCCTGGCCGTGCTGGGGGTGGCCGGCATCGTGCCGCTCGAGGCCAGCACCGGCCCGGTCGAGCTGCTCGGGGCCTCGGTCAGCTGGCTGGTCCCCGTCGTCGTGCTGGTCGGGGTGTCGACCGTGGCCGCCTACCTGACCGGCATCACCGCCACCGCCCGGCTGGGATCGCGCGTCGCCTCCTTCGTCGGGCTGACCGAGGTCCTCTTCGCCGTCCTCGCCGCGTGGTGGCTGCTGGGCGAGCTGCCGGTCCCGATCCAGCTGCTCGGCGGCGTCGGGATCGTCGCCGGCGTGGCGCTGGTGCACCGCGACACCGACGACCGCCACGACCCGGCGTCCGAGCCCGTCCCGGTCACCACCGCCTGA